In a genomic window of Diabrotica undecimpunctata isolate CICGRU chromosome 2, icDiaUnde3, whole genome shotgun sequence:
- the LOC140435200 gene encoding uncharacterized protein isoform X1, with product MEVKQEENNFLDEDCKIEIENNHLSHDEFHHSVKLEVKDEFFLADPLDTSTISYCMDMYSSDKLDMKTIVNDIKLEKTITEPQQTENGCLAKNTETIKTFEHPCPKEQNTSPKKSFQCAICFKIFSQKYILKLHTISHTGEKPYQCEICFKSFSQKGSLKIHIRSHIKPYQCKICLKSFSYATILKNHTRMHTGEKPFQCEICFKSFSRSDCMKRHTIIHTGEKPYQCEICSISFATNDYLKKHLRIHSEEKPYQCEICLKSFAKKCTLKKHTRRVHTGENLYQCEICLKAFSHATTLKDHSRMHTGEKPYQCKMCSKAFSYASILKTHTRNCSKSFFQSSDLKNHTTTHTGEKPYQCEICLKSFSHTTTLKGHSRIHTGEKPYKCEICSRSFSHATILKNHTRIHTGEKPFQCEICFKSFCQSGTLNGHMKTHTGEKPYPCDICSKSFSAASTLKKHTKRHSGEKLY from the exons ATGGAagttaaacaagaagaaaacaacTTTTTGGATGAAGATTGCAAGATCGAAATAGAAAATAATCACTTATCTCATGATGAATTTCACCATTCTGTTAAACTTGAAGTAAAGGATGAGTTTTTTCTGGCAGATCCGCTTGATACGAGTACAATCAGTTATTGTATGGATATGTACTCTTCAGACAAATTAGATATGAAAACTATTGTTAACGACATCAAATTAGAGAAGACTATAACTGAACCTCAACAAACTGAAAATG ggTGCCTGGCGAAAAATACGGAAACAATCAAAACATTTGAACATCCATGTCCTAAAGAGCAAAATACGAGTCCGAAAAAATCTTTTCAATGTGCAATATGTTTCAAgatattttctcaaaaatatattttaaagctaCATACGATatcgcacactggagaaaagccatatcaatgtgaaatttgttttaagtcgTTTTCCCAAAAAGGcagtttaaaaatacatattagaaGCCATATAAAACCATATCAATGTAAAATATGTTTAAAGTCGTTTTCCTATGCGACTATTTTAAAGAATCATACGAGaatgcatactggagaaaaaccgtttcagtgtgaaatttgctttaaatcGTTCTCTCGATCAGATTGTATGAAAAGACACACGATAatacacactggggaaaaaccctACCAATGTGAAATTTGCTCTATCTCTTTTGCTACTAATGattatttgaaaaaacatttaagaATCCATTCTGAAGAAAAACCGTatcaatgtgaaatttgtttaaagtcgTTTGCAAAAAAGTGTACTTTGAAAAAGCATACTAGGAGGGTGCACACGGGAGAAAATCTGTatcagtgtgaaatttgtttgaaggCATTTTCTCATGCAACTACTTTGAAAGATCATAGCCgaatgcacactggagaaaaaccgtatCAATGTAAAATGTGTTCAAAGGCATTTTCCTATGCGAGTATTTTAAAAACTCATACCAGAAATTGTTCCAAGTCATTTTTTCAATCAAGTGATCTCAAAAACCATACGACcacgcacactggagaaaaaccctatcaatgtgaaatttgtttgaagtcATTTTCTCATACAACAACTTTGAAAGGACATAGtcgaatacacactggagaaaaaccatataaatgtgaaatttgttcaaGATCGTTTTCCCATGCGACTATTTTAAAGAATCATACGAgaatacatactggagaaaaaccgtttcagtgtgaaatttgctttaaatcATTTTGTCAATCAGGTACTTTGAATGGACATATGAAaactcacactggagaaaagccttacccCTGTGATATTTGTTCCAAGTCGTTTTCCGCTGCAAGTACTTTAAAAAAACATACGAAAAGGCACTCTGGAGAAAAATTGTATTAA